The Streptomyces europaeiscabiei genome window below encodes:
- a CDS encoding low temperature requirement protein A: MTPSSTPSTPSVPEPAPGSGTASASASSPGVGRAPVRRLVARGREEEHRVASPLELFFDLCFVVAVAQAGIQLVHAVAEAHAAEGIVNYAMIFFAIWWAWMNFTWFASAYDNDDVPYRLVTLLQIAGVLVLAAGVTRAFEDHDWLLVVLGYVIMRLAMTAQWLRAGRSATGAERVTALRYAGGVALCQVGWLGLLIVPEPARPWLFLVMAIAELCVPVYAEKGFQTPWHPHHIAERYGLFTIIVLGETLLAATVAVKSAVDDDDALGELLPIAVGGLLIVFSAWWVYFAVPIHGHLRSNKESFLWGYGHYLIFASAAAIGAGLEVAVEQAVHKAHISTLAASAAVTLPTALYLLSVWALHARHHKVGTAQQTVLPLSALAVIVCTFLGHWAVLAAGVVAAVTVTVGVVFTARAHSTHDAEETRQAHPARETREAHSTHDVHDS; encoded by the coding sequence ATGACGCCCAGTTCCACGCCATCGACCCCCTCGGTTCCGGAACCGGCCCCAGGTTCCGGAACTGCCTCGGCTTCCGCCTCCTCTCCCGGCGTCGGCCGGGCTCCGGTGCGCAGGCTGGTCGCGCGGGGGCGTGAGGAGGAACATCGGGTCGCCTCACCGCTGGAGCTCTTCTTCGACCTGTGCTTCGTCGTGGCCGTCGCCCAGGCGGGCATCCAACTGGTGCACGCCGTCGCGGAGGCGCACGCCGCCGAGGGCATCGTGAACTACGCGATGATCTTCTTCGCGATCTGGTGGGCCTGGATGAACTTCACCTGGTTCGCCTCGGCGTACGACAACGACGACGTGCCGTACCGACTGGTGACCCTCCTCCAGATCGCCGGTGTGCTGGTCCTCGCCGCCGGGGTCACCCGGGCCTTCGAGGACCACGACTGGCTGTTGGTCGTCCTCGGCTATGTGATCATGCGGCTGGCGATGACCGCGCAGTGGCTGCGGGCCGGGCGAAGCGCCACGGGCGCCGAGCGGGTCACGGCACTGCGGTACGCGGGCGGCGTGGCGCTGTGCCAGGTCGGCTGGCTGGGGCTGCTGATCGTGCCGGAACCGGCCAGGCCGTGGCTGTTCCTGGTGATGGCGATCGCCGAACTGTGCGTCCCGGTGTACGCGGAGAAGGGCTTCCAGACGCCCTGGCATCCGCATCACATCGCCGAGCGGTACGGCCTGTTCACCATCATCGTGCTCGGCGAGACGCTCCTGGCGGCGACGGTCGCCGTGAAGTCGGCGGTGGACGACGACGACGCGCTGGGCGAGCTGCTGCCCATCGCGGTGGGCGGGCTGCTGATCGTGTTCTCGGCGTGGTGGGTCTACTTCGCCGTTCCCATCCACGGTCATCTGCGCTCCAACAAGGAGAGCTTCCTGTGGGGTTACGGCCACTACCTGATCTTCGCCTCGGCGGCCGCGATCGGCGCCGGACTGGAGGTCGCGGTGGAGCAGGCGGTGCACAAGGCGCACATCTCCACGCTCGCCGCGTCGGCCGCGGTGACCCTGCCGACGGCGCTGTATCTCCTCTCCGTGTGGGCGCTGCACGCCCGTCACCACAAGGTGGGCACGGCCCAGCAGACCGTCCTGCCGCTCTCCGCGCTGGCCGTGATCGTGTGCACGTTCCTGGGGCACTGGGCAGTCCTGGCCGCGGGCGTCGTGGCGGCCGTGACGGTCACGGTCGGGGTGGTGTTCACCGCCCGCGCCCACAGCACCCACGACGCCGAAGAGACCCGCCAGGCCCACCCGGCCCGCGAGACACGAGAGGCCCACAGCACTCATGACGTCCATGACAGTTGA
- a CDS encoding P1 family peptidase, which translates to MTVDALTDVPGLLVGHATRVGGGWLTGTTVVLAPEGGAVAAVDVRGGGPGTKETDALDPRNLVQKVEAVVLTGGSAYGLDAASGVMAWLEERGRGVRVGPDPAHVVPVVPAACVFDLGRGGEFRARPDAATGRAAVEAAAASGPGSPVAEGCVGAGTGATVGLLKGGIGTASTVLDSGITVAALVVANAAGSVTDPETGVLYGELFQGRAAYPAPEVHENARRRVAEAAAKSPPPPLNTTLAVVATDADLTRAQAQKLAGTAHDGIARAVRPVHLLNDGDTVFALATGARPLPPRAGLLALNELLAAGADLVTRAIVRAVRAAESVDGPGGVWPSYEELYGEGRRG; encoded by the coding sequence ATGACAGTTGACGCGCTGACCGATGTTCCCGGCCTGTTGGTCGGCCACGCCACCCGGGTCGGCGGGGGCTGGCTCACCGGTACCACGGTCGTGCTGGCTCCGGAGGGCGGCGCGGTCGCGGCCGTGGACGTCCGCGGGGGTGGGCCGGGCACCAAGGAGACGGACGCGCTCGACCCGCGCAACCTGGTGCAGAAGGTCGAGGCGGTGGTCCTGACCGGCGGCAGCGCGTACGGGCTGGACGCCGCGTCGGGAGTGATGGCCTGGCTGGAGGAGCGCGGACGCGGTGTGCGGGTGGGGCCCGACCCGGCGCACGTGGTGCCGGTCGTGCCGGCCGCCTGTGTCTTCGACCTGGGGCGGGGCGGGGAGTTCAGGGCCAGACCGGACGCGGCCACCGGCCGGGCGGCGGTCGAGGCAGCCGCCGCGAGCGGGCCCGGCTCTCCGGTGGCGGAGGGGTGCGTGGGTGCCGGGACGGGGGCGACGGTCGGGCTGCTCAAGGGCGGCATCGGCACCGCGAGCACCGTGCTGGACTCGGGGATCACGGTGGCCGCACTGGTGGTCGCCAACGCGGCGGGATCGGTGACGGATCCGGAGACGGGGGTGCTGTACGGGGAGTTGTTCCAGGGACGTGCGGCGTATCCGGCGCCCGAGGTCCACGAGAACGCACGCCGCAGGGTCGCCGAGGCCGCCGCGAAGAGTCCCCCTCCCCCGCTGAACACCACGCTGGCCGTGGTCGCCACCGACGCCGACCTGACCCGCGCCCAGGCCCAGAAGCTGGCGGGCACGGCACACGACGGCATCGCCCGCGCCGTACGCCCCGTGCATCTGCTCAACGACGGCGACACGGTGTTCGCCCTGGCGACGGGTGCCCGGCCGCTGCCGCCCCGGGCCGGCCTCCTCGCTCTGAACGAACTCCTCGCGGCAGGGGCGGACTTGGTGACCCGGGCGATCGTACGGGCGGTGCGGGCGGCCGAGTCGGTGGACGGGCCCGGTGGAGTGTGGCCGTCGTACGAGGAGTTGTACGGAGAGGGACGACGGGGATGA
- a CDS encoding DUF6227 family protein, with protein sequence MSVPYETAAYEPPESPESPEEHLARLLGRALNSFELPDETIRQLDCALAHDSSLHSAHYSSGLHRATYRHTWLLADGSAVTMWELVHNTVPGSDTQHEVYTDEEELRAATARLPLPPDAPDFELPTMVELAAFPEPRHEYALDDSADHARRLLRRAENPDPPGDELATLLLRTAFAHEITQAFGRPHRPARHGRPGLSFSLYEHAFLLADGQEVSLWEVEHTATPDGRHMCEVYASEDAARDAMERRAGTLG encoded by the coding sequence TTGAGCGTTCCGTACGAGACGGCAGCGTACGAGCCACCCGAGTCGCCCGAGTCTCCTGAGGAGCACCTCGCGCGGCTCCTCGGCCGCGCCCTGAACTCCTTCGAACTGCCCGACGAGACGATACGACAGCTCGACTGCGCCCTCGCGCACGACAGCTCGCTGCACTCCGCGCACTACAGTTCGGGGCTGCACCGGGCGACGTACCGGCACACCTGGCTGCTCGCCGACGGTTCGGCCGTCACCATGTGGGAGCTGGTGCACAACACGGTGCCCGGCAGCGACACCCAGCACGAGGTGTACACGGACGAGGAGGAGCTGCGGGCCGCCACCGCGCGCCTGCCGCTGCCGCCGGACGCCCCCGACTTCGAGTTGCCCACCATGGTGGAACTGGCGGCGTTCCCCGAGCCGCGCCACGAGTACGCGCTGGACGACTCGGCGGACCACGCCCGCCGGCTGCTGCGGCGCGCGGAGAACCCGGACCCGCCCGGGGACGAGCTGGCCACGCTGCTGCTGCGGACCGCGTTCGCGCACGAGATCACCCAGGCCTTCGGCCGCCCGCACCGTCCCGCCCGGCACGGCCGGCCGGGCTTGAGCTTCTCGCTCTACGAACACGCGTTCCTGCTCGCGGACGGGCAGGAGGTCTCCCTCTGGGAGGTCGAACACACGGCCACGCCTGACGGGCGCCACATGTGCGAGGTGTACGCGTCGGAGGACGCGGCCCGAGACGCGATGGAGCGGCGGGCGGGGACC
- a CDS encoding L,D-transpeptidase translates to MTRPKIAVRRALGTCAVLVVGALTLTGCGGDAQADNESGGKGTSAGDADARITISAKDGSTGASINATGVKVSGGKLTEVEMTVAEGGAVVAGEIAADGRSWKPKEQLERGTKYRISATAKSAAGKTSAANSIFTTVSTANSFIGTYTPDNGTTVGVGMPVSFTFDKAITDKKAVQSHIKVTSSSGQEVVGHWFGAQRLDFRPEEYWKAGSKVTMKLDLDGVEGANGLYGVQDKTVTFTVGRSQVSTVDVNTQTMTVERDGKTLKTVPISAGAAANPTYNGQMVISEKFRQTRMNGSTVGFGGEYDIADVPNAMRLTTSGTFIHGNYWYNRSNPPFGRQGTSHGCVGLADAQGANGDTVGKWFFDNSLIGDVVIVKNSPDKTVSPDNGLNGWNMSWSEWTAGDAI, encoded by the coding sequence GTGACGAGGCCGAAGATTGCTGTACGGCGGGCACTGGGGACCTGTGCCGTGCTGGTGGTCGGTGCGCTGACCCTCACCGGCTGTGGCGGGGACGCCCAGGCCGACAACGAGAGTGGCGGCAAGGGGACTTCGGCCGGGGACGCGGACGCGCGGATCACGATCTCGGCGAAGGACGGTTCGACGGGCGCTTCCATCAACGCGACCGGCGTGAAGGTCAGCGGCGGCAAGCTGACCGAGGTGGAGATGACCGTCGCCGAGGGCGGCGCGGTGGTGGCGGGCGAGATAGCGGCGGACGGGCGGTCCTGGAAGCCGAAGGAGCAGTTGGAGCGCGGCACGAAGTACCGGATCTCCGCGACCGCGAAGAGCGCCGCCGGGAAGACGTCGGCCGCCAACTCCATCTTCACGACCGTGTCGACGGCCAACAGCTTCATCGGGACGTACACACCGGACAACGGCACCACGGTCGGGGTCGGGATGCCGGTGTCGTTCACCTTCGACAAGGCGATCACGGACAAGAAGGCCGTGCAGTCGCACATCAAGGTGACGTCGAGCAGCGGGCAGGAGGTGGTCGGGCACTGGTTCGGGGCGCAGCGTCTCGACTTCCGGCCCGAGGAGTACTGGAAGGCCGGGTCCAAGGTCACGATGAAGCTGGACCTGGACGGCGTGGAGGGCGCGAACGGCCTCTACGGCGTGCAGGACAAGACGGTCACCTTCACGGTCGGGCGCTCGCAGGTCTCCACGGTCGACGTGAACACGCAGACCATGACGGTCGAACGGGACGGGAAGACACTCAAGACCGTGCCGATCTCGGCGGGCGCCGCGGCGAACCCGACGTACAACGGCCAGATGGTGATCTCGGAGAAGTTCCGGCAGACGCGGATGAACGGGTCGACGGTGGGCTTCGGCGGTGAGTACGACATCGCGGACGTGCCGAACGCGATGCGGCTGACCACATCGGGCACCTTCATCCACGGCAACTACTGGTACAACAGGTCCAACCCGCCCTTCGGTCGGCAGGGCACCAGCCACGGCTGCGTCGGCCTCGCGGACGCCCAGGGGGCGAACGGCGACACGGTCGGCAAGTGGTTCTTCGACAACTCGCTGATCGGCGACGTGGTGATCGTCAAGAACTCCCCCGACAAGACGGTCTCGCCGGACAACGGCCTCAACGGCTGGAACATGTCGTGGAGCGAGTGGACGGCGGGAGACGCCATCTGA
- a CDS encoding S-methyl-5'-thioadenosine phosphorylase encodes MANTEHMENGVGPAVGAGTADGTAGTDLAEIGVIGGSGFYSFLDDVTEIQVDTPYGPPSDSLFLGKIADRRVAFLPRHGRGHHLPPHRINYRANLWALRSVGARQVLGPCAVGGLRPEYGPGTLLVPDQLVDRTKSRAQTYFDGLPLPGGTIPNVVHVSLADPYCPVGRKAALEAARGRDWEPVDGGTLVVIEGPRFSTRAESLWHQAQGWSVVGMTGHPEAILARELELCYSSLTLVTDLDAGAETGEGVSHEEVLQVFASNVDRLRGVLFDAVAALPPNDSRDCLCTKALGGMDPGFELP; translated from the coding sequence ATGGCGAACACGGAGCACATGGAGAACGGTGTCGGGCCGGCGGTCGGGGCGGGCACGGCGGACGGCACGGCAGGGACGGACCTCGCGGAGATCGGCGTCATCGGAGGGTCGGGCTTCTACTCGTTCCTCGACGACGTGACCGAGATACAGGTCGACACCCCCTACGGGCCGCCCAGCGACTCCCTCTTCCTCGGCAAGATCGCCGACCGCCGGGTCGCCTTCCTCCCGCGCCACGGCCGCGGCCACCATCTGCCGCCGCACCGCATCAACTACCGGGCCAACCTGTGGGCCCTGCGTTCCGTCGGGGCGCGCCAGGTGCTCGGCCCGTGCGCGGTGGGCGGTCTGCGGCCGGAGTACGGACCGGGCACGCTCCTTGTCCCGGACCAGCTGGTGGACCGCACGAAGTCCCGCGCCCAGACCTACTTCGACGGCCTGCCGCTGCCCGGCGGCACCATCCCCAACGTCGTCCATGTCTCGCTCGCCGACCCCTACTGCCCCGTCGGCCGCAAGGCCGCCCTCGAAGCGGCGCGCGGGCGCGACTGGGAACCGGTGGACGGCGGCACCCTGGTCGTGATCGAGGGCCCCCGCTTCTCCACCCGCGCCGAGTCCCTGTGGCACCAGGCCCAGGGCTGGTCCGTGGTCGGCATGACCGGCCATCCCGAGGCGATCCTCGCCCGCGAACTGGAGCTCTGCTACAGCTCCCTGACCCTCGTCACCGACCTCGACGCCGGCGCCGAGACCGGCGAGGGCGTCTCCCACGAGGAGGTCCTCCAGGTCTTCGCCTCGAACGTCGACCGGTTGCGCGGGGTTCTCTTCGACGCGGTCGCCGCCCTCCCGCCGAACGACAGCCGCGACTGCCTGTGCACAAAGGCACTGGGTGGGATGGACCCGGGGTTCGAACTGCCCTGA
- the mscL gene encoding large conductance mechanosensitive channel protein MscL produces MSEKKKPSVWEGFKAFLMRGNVIDLAVAVVIGAAFTNIVNSVVKGLINPLVGAIGTKNLDSYVSCVEKPCEVADDGTVTSGIQIAWGSVLGATLSFVITAAVVYFLMVLPMAKYLARQEARRKAKEGMQEVIEVSELEVLKEIRDALVAQRGSGHDRD; encoded by the coding sequence GTGAGCGAGAAGAAGAAGCCGAGCGTCTGGGAGGGCTTCAAGGCCTTCCTGATGCGGGGGAACGTCATCGACCTGGCCGTCGCCGTGGTCATCGGCGCGGCATTCACCAACATCGTCAACTCGGTGGTGAAGGGACTCATCAACCCGTTGGTGGGGGCGATCGGCACCAAGAATCTCGACAGTTATGTCAGCTGCGTGGAGAAACCCTGCGAGGTGGCCGACGACGGCACGGTGACCAGCGGTATCCAGATCGCGTGGGGCTCGGTGCTGGGCGCCACGCTCAGCTTCGTGATCACCGCGGCCGTCGTCTACTTCCTGATGGTGCTCCCCATGGCCAAGTACCTGGCCCGTCAGGAGGCCCGCCGGAAGGCGAAGGAGGGCATGCAGGAGGTCATCGAGGTGAGCGAGCTGGAGGTGCTCAAGGAGATCCGCGACGCCCTGGTGGCCCAGCGCGGCTCGGGCCACGACCGCGATTAG